ACTaagttcttttccttctttggttctcttcttttactgcctatcttcctcttcatctcgtaGGTTTTCAGATTTCCAACCAGCTCGTGTATGGTCAGCTCCTGCAAATCCTTTGCTTTAGTAATAGTATTCACTTTACTCTCCCATGAACTGGGTAGGATACTAAGAATCTTCCTCACTAGCTTGTTCTTGGGAATGACTTCACCAAGTGAGTGTAACTTatttatgatggaagtgaatcttgtgtgcatatcttgaatagattcatcgtCCTTCATCCTAAAGAGTTCATACTCGATAGTGAGCATATCAATCTTAGATTGTTTTACTTGAGTGGTTCCCTCATGTGCTATTTGCaaagcttcccatatctccttggcAGTTTCACAAGCAGAGATTCTATTGTATTCATTAGGTCCTATTTCACACACCAAAATATTTTTGGCACGAAAATTTTTCTCCACAGCTTTCCTGTCTGCGTCAGTGTATTCTTTTATGGTCTTTGGCATTGTTAATGGAAGGTCTCCAACTACTTTTGTTGGGATGTAAGGACTATCACATATGACATCCCACAACTCATAATCTTCAGCAATGATaaatcatgcattcttgtcttccaccacccatagtattgcCCATTGAACCTGGGTGGTATGTacgtagattgaccttcttcaaattTTATGGAGCAGCCATAAGGATCCTCCTAGGTattagcctgataggaggaacccgctctgatacgaattgatagtttatatgagtccaccaaactatagagtaccagGTCCTCTATGAGTTTTTACTGAGAATACTAataaaacagtaagtaaataagaTACAGGagtttttacgtggaaaaatctctgctcaaggggataaaaaaccacgacctatacTGGTAGGATTTCAACGTCACtatgagcaacttttagattacaacatATGCAATCTAGGagttaaactcttaatccctcattaactcgtaatacacctattacaaagacttcaactcatgactaactctagtcacgacaCAAACACAAAGGGTTTATGCGTTTACAAAGGGGTTCCTAAGTAATGCTTCTAGCTAAACAATTTGGGAATTACAATAAGAACAATTGTAAAGTTACAACTCAAataaggacaacaaaatactggatttaggaactggtccgtagtagcgtttaactttgttcttgAGGCTCTTGAGAATTAAGTTCACTGTCTTAGAAGGCTTGAATGCTTGAAGTGAATTCTTAAATGTTCAAGTAATGTTTTGTTGTAATACTCTTGTTAATACACatttgatgacatcacttgaatgatgtaagcacttgGTTGGTCAAAGGACAAGTGACTGCAAAACTGCTGCACTGTGTGCACTGTTTTTGTGGCAGTCACTTTCCAGCTGTGTACAATTGACTTTCGTACTGCTGTCAGGGAAACACAAGGGATCAGGTCTCTGTcttgtttttgtattttctacACTTGCAGCAGTTCACATTGGCTGGAGTTTTGGCTGGAATCCGTTCATTAGCAATGTgtaccaagtgtgtcaggttccctatctggttcttgacagtaagttttttagatcatcaaaacataaggcaaagacattgaaaacccattaATTTccccccttttgatgatgacaaacttagataTTGATAACATATATTTAGAGCAGAAATAGCCAGATTAAGTAACAGAAACTTCACAAGTTCCTCCTTACTTTATGCTTCCCCCTTAATTAGATACAAATTCATCCAAGATCAAATAAAAGTTAATACTACTTTAAACTCATTCCGAACAAACTCTAACGACTACTGTTGacaattttgaaattttgaaatctAGTTCACTGAGGACAATTTTTCAAATTATAGTTATTTTAAAGTTCCaaatatattagtttatttaaaGTTTAAATATCAGTTATAGTTACAATTTTACATAGTATGGATGtagattaatttattttttaaattaacatTACCACAGGTAATTCGGACCTCTATAAATTTATACCTAAATTTAAATCAAaactctttcaaaataaaaagggaaatttTAACATTcattggtgatgtcttttaggtaACCACTTATTGAAAGTatttgtaaaagaaaaagatttgtaaaagaaaaagataCTAACAATTATATACATCATAGGCTAAGAATATGCATTAAACTCCAAATGCAAGTTTAAAGTCCACGAGGATAATAATGTTGGTCTAATGAAAGAATTGAAGTAAGGTGAATTTTAATTGAATTTGAAGTCATAAATAAGGATCTTCTAtatagtttaaataaggaaaaattttaaaaaaaaatcagctgattttgaaatcattagaaaaataattaaatgactattttatcttgtatgaaatctatttttaaagataaaaacGGCCAATAACATTTCActaagggtcttcgtgcttttaatatagtatatagcgcGCTGCACGTGAATTCTTATCGATGAGAATGAATCTTAAAAAATCAATGAATATTATTATTTGACTTCTATATTATTTAaataagcaacaacaacaacaacgacctagtaaaattctataagtggggtctggggaggatagtgtgtacacaTACCTTACCTCTACTCCGAGGGTATAAAGAGGATATTATTTAAATAAGAATAAATTTAAAAGAAGTATGCAGTAAGTTATACTTTAAACAATCTTAAATTTCTTATAAATAACAGTATCATTTATTGCTAATctcaatatataaattttagtatCTTCTATATGCTTAACTTGTCGAATATTATAATTTATATTTGTGATTTAATATTGGCATATATTTCAATATGtaaataaaagataaaagtatATTGTAGTATTTATTATTACTATAAAtcattgttatttttaatttaagcatgtcgtttatttaaagatattttcttACTCGTCCGAATGTGTTTATACGTGTGGTGCATGTTGTATAGTAAACTTTAATATTTAAAGATTTAAGGAATAAATTCATAACTTTAACTATTAGGAGTTTTTACTTAGTCAAATAAGAAACGATTTAATACCAAAATTTCAGCAGATttcaaaatcttaaatattagaaaagtCATTAGTTTACACTTTTATCTAATATAAAATtagtttttaaataataaaaaagacgaataatattttattaaaaaaatagcgTAAAGAGAATACATGAGATCTCACTTTCCGGAAATATTGAACATCTACTATAAGAATAAGAAGAGGAGTTAATATTGATCCATTATAATCAGATGTGTCCAAACGAACACTAACAATTCAATGATGTTCAAGTTCAACAAAGTGATACAATTGCAACAtgaatatttgaaagttaaagttATAAATGTTTCAAACCTGGAATTGCAATGACGGAGAAATTCTATTTTTTAGTTAAGAATTTGTAATACTACCAAACGAAAAAGAGGAGCTAAAATTTAATGTGAAGGAATTGTCCTAAATATATGACAATTCTGAATTATAAGTATTGCAATTTTATTCAATATTAgattataattaattttaaagtccaAAATATTAGGACTTTCTACATAGTAgtcaataaggaaagatttaagaagtaaaattttatttgattttaaattactaaatattagaaaaataacttaaattataattttatcctatgtgaaattcatttttaaagggtaataaaggcgaacgacatttcgctaagggccttcgtacttttaatatagtatagattcacttctttttcttaGGCTGCTACTTGACAAATAGTGTTGtagaaaaaagaaatttttacctcctataacaaagattaacaccttatttattttaaataaataccatttaaaaaattatattctatagatatcttttaatgtttatagtaaaatatctaattttggttacctcctactcCTAAGCCATTAAATACACTATTCAGATACATGTCATTCTCTtcctctactttgatacatgtcattctcTTCCTCATTCCCTGAAAACGCGATGCTCAATCTCAACAAAGATCGTGCCACCAAAAGCCCAAGCAATACCAAGAATACCAACGCCGCCACAGATATCGCCGCCATCTTTAGTATCCGACTGATGCATGTACTCAATTACAGTCAAAACAGTTACATAAAGAAACAACAAAGTAGCAATAAACTCAGCAATACAGAGAAGAAGTGCCTTAAAGAAATACCATTGAAACTCGTTGTATTCCATTTGCTATCAATTAGCAGTGTAATCCCCAAATCGGATACTATACAGGTAGCGTGTGAACAGTGAGATTCAAAGTTTTTGCTCGACGGCGGATTCGctggaaattagggtttgttcttgaacaaagacgacggagtttgagGCTGAGCAACttaattttctgttaatatatttcaatatattttcaacgtatcacgctatatttcatgtatttcattgtattcattgtctttttttcattgtaattcaatgtatctcgctgtattccatgtatttcattgtattcactgtcttttttttcattgcatTTCAATGTATCctgctgtattctatgtatttccttgtattcactatctcgctatatgtcatgaatgtattcatatattttttttataattaatataatttatgtattcagatgtattatataatttcgttgaagattgctatgtttttggggtatttttcggttaagaattttttttataactggaaatacaaaatttgtgtgttataattgagtttgttgagttatattaggagtctattatgttaattgattcactttccgtttaaaaacagtgtaatcccctgtttcacgccgtaaatacagtcgaatacaataacaTGTCCagttgtaatcccatgtttcacgccataaatacagtcgaatatactcgaatacaacaactgattagctagATTTTTCTGATTCATGCATaattttgctactgtattcatgaatacaatagcttaaatacatctaatacatcttataacaataGAAAACatatctacaatccgtaatatagcaaatgatatctataaatagttaattattactaaaagatagtgttttataaaaatttctctACAAAAAATGGTCCAAGCCCAAAAGAAAACTCTAGTGTTATTAGTGAGTTTATAAAATGTGCGCGTTATTAAACATTCCAACCTAAATGCCATGGCCATCAACCCTGAAAATTACTTACCAAATGTTTTTAAGCATCGGGGTTTGCGCTAAAACACTGTGAACTTTAAAGACGTAAGATTTGATTATTTGAATAATGCAAAGTGGCAAATCAAAAGACATAAATGTGCTTGGCTGTCAAGACGCGCTTTTGTTTTCCTTTGGCTCTACTGCCGAGGTGCCTCTCCATTGGATCTTTTCTATCTCATCTTATGCTGAAATACATAGGGTACGTAATATTTACTCACCATAGAATATTCACGAGTCCAAAACTTAAATGGTTAactttttggactcaaaatatatttttaccgttttaaaaaaaaaatatttttctacctaaaatacagtacaatactgcattttattttaataaaattttagtcgTTAAAGTTTTACTATAGTACAATATTATACTGTATTTTACACCTTTGTTCCTTACTGGATGTCTAACAACACAACTATTTTGCCATAAACGCACAGTGAAGATGTCACTTTATTAATTGCACCGGTCGTGTGAGTCCAAAACTTAAATAATGCAAAAAATGGCATAAAATACGTTTTTACtgttaaaaaaaagttacataaatacaTAAAATGCAGCATTATACTGCGGTTTGTAGTTTTACTTTAACGGAAAGTTAGCTGTTAAAGTTAAACGCCGTATTACTGCgttttattaaaaattaattttttttaggaaaacgcagtatagtactgcgtttccCTATAAAAAACTATAAAATTTGGGCCCAATAAACTCGACTGAAGAGAATATTTGTTTTTTAGTGTGAAACGTAGTATAACACTGAGTTTTACACTGAAACgtattattatactgcgttttatacTAATTTTTGGGTCCACCAAGTGTTCTGcggataactgacataacaataattgaaATACATAAAACATGGTAgtatactgcgttttacataaaaaaaattctGCACTCCAAgctcggacttgccttatttaaaggcgtttgaattttatgaaaatccattcaaaactttccttcaaacttccgttcatacttctctctttttcttatcaatcatttttttataatgtctgaagagccaaaaataaaggtttcattatattggggggttgAGGTTGtgctggagaataactctgtgaggtatagttGACCTCCACAGTGtaatgttaaattgccgcttacaatggagtacgataaattggtatcgttgttacgtaaaaaatGTGTATGATGAAACGTTCGGTTAACCTTAAAGTAAACGATAGATTTCCATATTCAGTGACTTcgcaggggtttgcttattattctgagtttaacatcgaagatgatgaaactcttagataTTATTTTGCGGATTCCggatgaatacagggaatttattgtaataaaattattggaaatgtacatcaaggttgaagacgttcccaataatgagggcgtgcatagtagggataacccccagtcatcgggtggttattctggagcagtttttgccggacagattgctaatgaaagagcttgccttgatttaaacttgacaccaccggcgaatgagcagcaacaaaataatttttcgattttatataatccacaagacgactggtaaactttaatttttctacaatttagcgatgtttattttatgttttaattggatttgtattaacacttaTATTTTTTATAGGAGGTACCATCTAGATATGAATTTTACACGTATGACCCcgcccctagttggaatatgcgtagttttgGCGTATTGTACCACGGTGGTCCAtctgggagtcatcaccaacaagaaaatatacaTCATAAAACGGCAagacagtacgacttgtaagtaaagtgatatagctatatgtaaagtatttatctagttgggtagcttatcattttgtttttttgtgtAGTGAAAATGAGCATCTTGATGTTCCTGAGCTCACACAACTGCCCGTAGATGACGTACTGACTCGTGATTGGGCAGATGcccagagtcaggaagatgatagtgattatgacaacaatgcatatgagtctggagatgacacacccttccatgatgagggtgatgaCGAAGAGAAAGTGGATGCCaaacctgagctgacgagggagcatgctcctccacctcccgctagaccaagagtgtacgagttccacgtgccatttcatgagcggaatattccTTACCGtgataatttgccaagtatgccgtacgtggatgccctcacaaggaaTGATGACGAAATTCGGTCagcgatgtgggatgagtctagaccagtgGTGCTGGCAAAATGGCACGTATTTCCCCGATAAAGCTTGTCTAATTAGGGATGTAAAAATCTACAGTGTAAGAGAGTTCCATGAGATGACGGTAAGTGAGTCAACTACGGAGGTATACAAGGTTGTATGCTGTAGAGACTTTACGGAttgtcactggatgttgcgtgccaacaagaagaaatcaggtttgtggaaagtgggtaattTTATTAGCACCCatagatgtgaaatggacacattcaatgataatcacttcaacctggatgtggacttgatttctctagtattgattccatatttggaagtgtccattaggttcaagattaaagagtaTATTACAGCCGTCCACCGggagtatggttgtactataaccaaaagaaaggcatatctcagTCGCAaaacgtgcctttgaacttatttatggcgacTGGGATAATTCTTTTTCATCtctgcccaggtacatggccgcactgcaacactttaaccccgggactgttgttgaatggaggcgtgaacggagtccggacagacccgaatatattttcaactatgtgttctggtcatttaaaccagcaattgatggttttgtgcattgtcgtcctgtAATTTCCATggacggtactcatgtctatggaaagtatgatattaagcttttgattgtagttgcagtagatgccaacggacaaatatttccACTTGCTTTTGCCATTTGTGCCAACGAAAGCAAAGAGACGTTGacgctttttttgaaccacttgaagcagcacgttgtcaaacagcgtgcaggtatttgtctaatatctgatcgacaaggtggtattttaagttttgtacaacatttgcctgaatggtaggaaccctatgcataccaccgttacagtgtgaggcacctgaaggccaatttccagaagaaatatcctgacaaggccttgcatgacttaatgtggatggctgcaactaaGCACCAACAGTGCAAATTCATGAGGCGCATGAAGCGATCCGGCAGTTAGAtccacgagcctatacttggctgatgggacatgagattcacatgtggacattgcatgctgatggcggcagacgatggggagccctgactacaaatgtgtcggagtcgttcaacggcttgttgaagtctgcccatggattgcctgtcactgccaagtgtcacacctcctttttacactacACCCGTGAGAAGGGAGTataataaagggagtttttccaattaaaggacaattgaaacagGATCATATTATtaaaaagattcagagtcgccacttggaagatttatggtgtcccaagtcaccggttcaaatcctaaatcgaggaaaagttgactctgtttaacagtccgcgaaccagaaatccgggtaaggaattatgttaactcgggagaaggtgttaggcattcccgagttccatggttctagcacggtcactcaactgttatatccggcttaattatctgattttaatacaggTTTTAACCTATGTGCACTTTTAACTGTAAaccacttttattcatttttaaagaagattgcaacgttattaaaacgtgtctcgaaccacgccacataaatgcacccgtaatttttgacatattttaatattgttgggatttggatttgggtcacataaatgtgcacccgaatttaggaaagtaaattattaaaacatCGCGCCTAAAACAATTACGCATTTTTAAACTTGCGAGGGTCATGagaattcaactaaatggcacgcctcgatttctaaggattcaagtattaattaagcgagggctgtgcattttaagatttttatttggcacggcacacATCGATTCCAACTTTTTAAAGGAAATTCAAAACCAAACTTTCGAGGGCCATAACTACTCTTCACAATTAATCTTGTCACTACTTAAAACTACATCATGTTATTAACGTAATAATCAACACATTCCAGACGTACTCATGTGCATGACAAATTATTGCAACCAGAATCAGGTAGATGAACAAAACTCAACATAAACTAACCAAAATTTCATTCATGAATTCGAATAAGTGCAGAAAGGTGAATGTTTCGACTAAGTAGGCTAGAATAAGTAGTAAGCGAGAACAATATTGTACGTGAACCTCTCAGGCAATTAAGCATGAATTCATCGTAATGGCCCTACGGCAACACAAGATCCCAATAATTAAAGAGATAAACAATAACCTGAATAATTATAAACAACTATTACCAGCCCATTTCCTttaaactaaaaatgatttaGACGTATTAAATCTAACACAGCACCAATAAGCAGTAAACCAGCACAAATAAGCAGTAAAACCAAACAAACATGCAGGGGAGTTCAAGATTCAACATTGAAAATGTACCCAAACATTGAAGCAACTAAGAAGGGATTAGAATGGACCtgagatatatattttttaaaatggaATCTAAAAATGCTTAACGAAACTCGACGGAGCCGCGACGGAACTCAACAACGGACATTGATGGTACCACAACCTTGGGCGGAAAGCCGACAACTGACCAGCGCCCCACTAAAATATACGTTGGCGATTCTAGCGGGACTTTTACTGACCGGAGAACGCGACGACGTCATCAACGACAAACTCGAATCTCCGACTGTACCTCGATCGCGATTTCAACAGATTGAATGGATGATATTCTATAATAAACCAAGCGAATCCTGAAACCATATTCATGTGCCTCTCATGCTCACAAAACTCGACGGGTTCGCTACTGTCCCTTTCCCGCTCTATGTGTGTGTGTGGCTATGTGTAAGTGTTTTCCGGTGAGAGGGAGATGAAGGTCGTGTTTTTTCATGACAGAATGGATGGGAGGAGATTGGCTACTGCTGTGCGTGGCTGTTCATGGTGTTGGCTGGTCGTTTGTGATGTGAAGCTTCGCCGGAAATGGCAGCTTCGCGGTGAACGGAGGTCCAGCGA
Above is a window of Nicotiana tabacum cultivar K326 chromosome 8, ASM71507v2, whole genome shotgun sequence DNA encoding:
- the LOC142163139 gene encoding uncharacterized protein LOC142163139 yields the protein MPKTIKEYTDADRKAVEKNFRAKNILVCEIGPNEYNRISACETAKEIWEALQIAHEGTTQVKQSKIDMLTIEYELFRMKDDESIQDMHTRFTSIINKLHSLGEVIPKNKLVRKILSILPSSWESKVNTITKAKDLQELTIHELVGNLKTYEMKRKIGKDRDMAYLTKRF